Proteins from one Gemmatimonadota bacterium genomic window:
- a CDS encoding DUF2491 family protein yields the protein MSFHIIRSVAKKQAKEAAGFFRKKPERVDQDLPLGVAIDRLVDIDAVASSTFVGLVHFDFPSFPLAIEAIGKIDLGEGAMAYRCYLQGTSAFLQVVSDHGEPVECRLYVLDRDLYPHSEEVWEQWLNGENGIIGSPEVLHGEGEERSYQREWMDGDGQAAPIQVDERIIRDAYGEQVFEETQQAMSYFRVASGDPHNPEDPERVDEFLLISAGDGVIELYLGVALMLEEVTVI from the coding sequence ATGAGCTTTCACATCATTCGTTCCGTAGCGAAGAAGCAGGCGAAAGAGGCGGCTGGTTTCTTTCGGAAGAAACCCGAGCGGGTCGATCAGGACCTGCCCCTGGGCGTCGCCATCGACCGGCTGGTCGACATCGACGCCGTCGCGTCGTCCACCTTTGTCGGCCTCGTCCACTTCGACTTTCCCTCCTTTCCCCTGGCTATCGAGGCGATCGGAAAGATCGATCTCGGCGAAGGGGCCATGGCCTATCGGTGCTATCTCCAGGGGACCTCGGCGTTTCTCCAGGTGGTGTCGGACCACGGAGAGCCCGTGGAATGCCGCCTGTACGTGCTCGACCGGGATCTGTATCCCCATTCGGAGGAAGTCTGGGAACAGTGGCTGAACGGGGAAAACGGCATCATCGGATCACCGGAAGTGCTGCACGGCGAAGGGGAGGAAAGAAGCTACCAGCGGGAATGGATGGACGGCGACGGACAGGCGGCGCCGATACAGGTCGACGAGCGGATCATTCGCGACGCGTACGGAGAGCAGGTCTTCGAGGAAACCCAGCAGGCCATGTCCTACTTCCGGGTGGCAAGTGGAGACCCCCACAACCCGGAAGACCCCGAGCGCGTGGATGAATTCCTGTTGATCAGCGCGGGCGACGGGGTTATAGAACTGTACCTGGGCGTGGCATTGATGCTCGAGGAAGTCACGGTTATTTAA
- a CDS encoding PQQ-binding-like beta-propeller repeat protein, which yields MLLGNRGPVHMVVVNRSLVIVTLLLGSCISDVGYAQHTFYPRGITQLSDIFDDAKRERTYLLSEDYDRYPTISDKGLIVVESKWETQSIIRSIDEDGATIWEKRSPEGLDRVHVTASPGGRFVVLFYTDRQLSDGTLELLTSEGKTLWTRHIVARPPHFLNSGGYLLLDGYSGEPNVVVDILSGEEQWRTDVSFRIQKWGPGLVGWLEKNNDSISFSVVDPINGPSLRRQSIDEGYLNGIKGASIYGLTSEDGKRLVLRASKSVPDRYKKKTRIGVFNQFGILLWSRDFKGYITPLGITPDSRFLVAKVYRPDQTISLQARWLELIDANTGTVIWTLQDRGSSSSPVLLTNNRLFLNANRVKIRGEEINTEHGTLILSIDSSGQLQDQELLLYNDIIHVGFRNDLQTSQKQSEQKLMLLLEEEWNHKRTLYVETIRK from the coding sequence TTGTTACTGGGAAACAGAGGGCCTGTTCATATGGTTGTAGTGAATCGATCCTTGGTTATCGTCACCCTCCTGCTAGGCAGCTGTATATCAGACGTCGGTTATGCTCAGCATACCTTCTATCCCAGAGGTATAACTCAGCTAAGCGATATATTCGATGACGCAAAGAGGGAACGGACCTATTTACTGAGTGAGGACTATGATCGCTACCCAACCATATCTGATAAAGGTCTGATAGTTGTAGAAAGCAAATGGGAAACTCAAAGTATCATACGTTCTATAGACGAGGACGGGGCAACTATCTGGGAGAAGCGATCTCCCGAAGGTTTGGATCGTGTTCATGTCACGGCCTCACCAGGTGGTCGTTTTGTCGTTCTGTTTTATACTGATAGACAGTTATCTGACGGCACACTTGAACTCCTCACCTCCGAAGGCAAAACACTTTGGACCCGTCACATAGTGGCCAGGCCGCCTCACTTTCTTAATTCCGGTGGTTATTTACTACTAGATGGCTATTCGGGGGAACCTAATGTAGTAGTCGACATTCTATCGGGAGAGGAACAGTGGAGGACGGATGTATCGTTTCGGATCCAGAAATGGGGTCCAGGTCTAGTGGGCTGGCTTGAGAAGAACAACGATTCAATCTCATTCTCAGTTGTAGACCCAATAAACGGTCCATCGCTAAGAAGACAATCCATTGATGAAGGATATCTAAATGGTATCAAAGGAGCGTCGATTTATGGATTAACTTCCGAAGACGGCAAAAGGCTCGTCCTAAGGGCGTCAAAAAGTGTCCCAGATCGTTATAAAAAGAAGACGCGAATTGGCGTTTTCAATCAGTTTGGAATTTTACTATGGAGTCGAGACTTTAAAGGTTACATAACCCCTTTAGGGATAACCCCGGATAGCCGGTTTCTTGTGGCAAAGGTATATAGACCCGACCAAACCATATCACTTCAAGCACGCTGGTTAGAACTAATTGACGCTAACACGGGTACAGTAATCTGGACCTTACAAGACCGAGGGTCGTCGAGCAGCCCGGTATTACTTACGAATAACCGTCTGTTTTTGAATGCAAATCGTGTAAAGATAAGAGGAGAAGAGATTAATACGGAGCATGGCACACTTATTCTTTCTATAGATTCATCAGGTCAACTTCAGGATCAGGAACTCTTGTTGTACAACGACATCATACATGTCGGATTTCGTAACGACTTACAAACATCGCAAAAACAATCGGAACAGAAACTCATGCTTTTGCTTGAAGAAGAGTGGAACCACAAACGTACTTTATATGTTGAAACAATAAGAAAGTAG
- a CDS encoding ion transporter, giving the protein MPGILSSLLAAVHRFGPYVLAVNMILYFIELQYTQTRSSLDAGAWAGFIWIERVIAGFFTLEYVLRIRLAPHKGKYLRSGLGLIDLISILPFWIGFYPGLTQEQLGLVRGARTLRLLKMFRYSPKLAEFARSMYTNRVRVIPIFLITIMYLMISSTVIYEVERRAQPEVFNVYGDSIWWAVVTSTTVGYGDKYPVTPLGQGATVLMMMVGIGIVGMIFGFFADSFHDSRQPLEPTLMEAYCRGVQEEGAEGRTVQALRETHRSNPQFLIFADTVDRYIG; this is encoded by the coding sequence ATGCCGGGAATCCTGTCCTCCCTCCTTGCGGCCGTACACCGTTTCGGTCCCTACGTACTGGCCGTCAACATGATCCTCTATTTCATCGAGTTGCAGTATACCCAGACGCGCAGCAGCCTGGACGCCGGCGCCTGGGCAGGGTTCATCTGGATCGAACGGGTCATCGCCGGGTTCTTCACCCTGGAATACGTGCTGCGCATCAGGCTGGCACCGCACAAGGGGAAGTACCTGCGCAGCGGGCTCGGGTTGATCGATCTGATCAGCATCCTGCCCTTCTGGATCGGATTCTATCCCGGCCTGACCCAGGAGCAGCTCGGCCTGGTGCGCGGCGCGCGGACGCTCCGGCTGCTCAAGATGTTCCGGTACAGCCCCAAGCTGGCGGAGTTCGCCCGGTCCATGTATACCAATCGCGTCCGGGTCATTCCCATCTTCCTCATTACCATCATGTACCTGATGATCAGCTCCACCGTGATCTACGAGGTGGAACGCCGCGCCCAGCCGGAGGTATTCAATGTCTACGGCGACAGCATCTGGTGGGCCGTGGTGACCTCCACCACGGTGGGGTACGGGGACAAGTACCCGGTCACGCCCCTGGGACAGGGCGCCACCGTCCTGATGATGATGGTGGGCATCGGTATCGTGGGCATGATCTTCGGGTTTTTCGCGGACAGCTTCCACGACTCCAGGCAGCCGCTGGAACCCACGTTAATGGAGGCGTACTGCAGAGGGGTTCAAGAAGAGGGGGCGGAGGGCCGAACGGTGCAGGCCCTGCGGGAGACCCACCGCAGCAACCCGCAATTCCTCATCTTCGCCGATACGGTGGACCGGTATATCGGTTAG
- a CDS encoding 7-carboxy-7-deazaguanine synthase QueE: protein MYISEIFHSIQGEGLLTGVPSVFIRTSGCNLRCRWCDTPYTSWSPEGEERSVGVIMAEIAGFPTRHAVITGGEPLLMKDLPELTAKLGDAGYHVTIETAGTVYADVRCDLASLSPKLSNSTPWIEEDGKFARNHEKLRINLPVLCRFMAAHPYQFKFVVDRQEDLDEVESLIADLDDVDRNRVLLMPQGRTAVELSSRGAWVAEACKSRGFRYCPRVHIDLYGDTRGT from the coding sequence ATGTACATTTCAGAGATCTTTCATTCCATTCAGGGCGAGGGCCTGCTGACCGGCGTACCCTCGGTCTTCATCCGTACCTCGGGATGCAACCTGCGGTGCCGCTGGTGCGACACGCCGTACACGTCGTGGTCGCCCGAAGGCGAGGAGCGCTCTGTAGGAGTAATCATGGCTGAAATCGCCGGTTTTCCCACCCGTCACGCGGTGATCACGGGCGGCGAACCGCTTCTCATGAAGGATCTGCCCGAACTGACCGCAAAACTCGGCGACGCGGGATACCACGTGACCATCGAGACGGCCGGCACTGTGTACGCCGACGTGCGCTGCGACCTGGCCTCCCTCAGCCCCAAGTTGTCCAACTCAACGCCCTGGATTGAAGAGGACGGCAAATTTGCCCGGAATCACGAGAAACTTCGAATCAACCTACCCGTCCTCTGCCGTTTCATGGCGGCCCATCCCTACCAGTTTAAGTTCGTGGTCGACCGCCAGGAAGACCTGGACGAAGTCGAATCGCTCATTGCGGACCTGGACGACGTGGACCGGAACCGGGTGCTTCTCATGCCCCAGGGGCGTACGGCCGTAGAGCTGAGCAGCCGTGGCGCGTGGGTCGCCGAAGCCTGCAAATCCCGCGGCTTCCGGTACTGCCCGCGAGTACATATCGACCTCTACGGAGACACCCGCGGAACCTGA
- a CDS encoding CocE/NonD family hydrolase, with the protein MKTVPCPVLLFGMLILLLLPATVLGQSNADARYIVEHYDKMERYVPMRDGARLFTSIYVPKDDARTYPILLQRTPYSVAPYGAAYRTRIGPSMLFARDGYIIVYQDVRGRMMSEGEFEAVRPHNPDKTSDADIDESTDTYDTVSWLLENVPNHNGRVGVWGISAPGFYATHALIDAHPAVKIVSPQAPVTDWWIGDDRHHNGAFQLQASFSFLSFYGSPRPAPTTRRASGFRDYGTPDGYQWYLDLGPLSNINEKYLHGENKIWNAMMEHPDYDEFWQARTPLPHLKDVKPAVLVVGGFFDAQDLYGPLKTYAAVENNNPGIVNHLVMGPWWHGGWARGSGLRYQDIYFEQPTAAHYREAIELPFFNHYLKDGPEPQLPEASIFVTGSNRWHAFDHWPPGEARDANLYLAPGGGLSFDRPVGADDYAEYVSDPAKPVPHTSQVVINRDDRYLIQDQRFAATRTDVLVFESDVLGEDVTVAGDLFANLYVTTTGEDADFIVKLIDVYPDTASYAGENPMNVKMGGFQLMVRGEVMRGRYRNSFTHPEPMRPGSLTRIEFDMQDVAHTFKAGHRMMVQVQSSWFPMVDRNPQTWVPSIYDAKEEDYQAATHRVYFSRSAPSHLKMKLLE; encoded by the coding sequence ATGAAAACCGTACCCTGTCCCGTCTTACTCTTCGGGATGCTGATCCTTCTCCTTCTGCCCGCAACGGTCCTCGGCCAGTCCAACGCCGACGCGCGGTACATCGTGGAGCACTATGACAAGATGGAGCGCTACGTGCCGATGCGCGACGGGGCGAGGCTGTTCACTTCCATCTACGTGCCGAAGGACGATGCACGGACCTATCCCATCCTGCTGCAGCGCACGCCCTACAGCGTGGCGCCCTACGGGGCGGCGTACAGGACGCGGATCGGCCCGTCCATGCTGTTCGCCCGCGACGGGTACATCATCGTCTACCAGGACGTGCGCGGCCGCATGATGTCGGAAGGGGAATTCGAGGCCGTGCGCCCTCATAACCCGGACAAGACGTCGGACGCCGACATCGACGAGAGCACCGATACCTACGATACGGTCTCCTGGCTGCTTGAAAACGTGCCCAATCACAACGGCCGCGTGGGCGTATGGGGCATATCGGCGCCGGGGTTCTACGCCACCCACGCCCTGATCGACGCCCATCCCGCCGTGAAGATCGTTTCGCCCCAGGCCCCGGTGACCGACTGGTGGATCGGCGACGACCGCCACCACAACGGCGCGTTCCAGCTGCAGGCCAGCTTCAGTTTCCTGTCCTTCTACGGCTCGCCGCGCCCCGCGCCCACGACCCGGCGGGCCTCGGGATTCCGCGATTACGGCACGCCGGACGGCTACCAGTGGTACCTCGATCTCGGTCCGCTGTCGAACATCAACGAGAAATACCTGCACGGGGAGAACAAGATCTGGAACGCCATGATGGAGCATCCGGACTACGACGAATTCTGGCAGGCCCGCACGCCGCTGCCCCACCTGAAAGACGTGAAGCCGGCGGTGCTCGTGGTGGGCGGGTTCTTCGACGCCCAGGATCTGTACGGCCCGCTGAAGACGTACGCCGCCGTGGAGAACAACAACCCGGGCATCGTGAACCACCTCGTCATGGGACCGTGGTGGCACGGCGGGTGGGCGCGGGGCAGCGGCCTGCGTTACCAGGACATCTATTTCGAACAGCCCACGGCGGCGCATTACCGGGAGGCCATCGAACTGCCCTTCTTCAACCACTACCTGAAGGACGGTCCCGAACCGCAGCTGCCTGAAGCCAGCATCTTCGTCACGGGTTCGAACCGGTGGCACGCCTTCGACCACTGGCCGCCCGGGGAAGCACGCGATGCGAACCTGTACCTGGCGCCCGGTGGCGGCCTGTCCTTCGACCGGCCGGTGGGCGCGGATGACTACGCCGAGTACGTCAGCGATCCCGCGAAACCCGTGCCCCACACCTCACAGGTCGTCATCAACCGGGACGACCGGTACCTCATCCAGGACCAGCGGTTCGCGGCAACACGGACCGACGTGCTGGTCTTCGAGTCCGATGTGCTGGGGGAGGACGTCACCGTGGCGGGCGATCTGTTCGCCAACCTGTACGTGACCACGACGGGGGAGGACGCCGATTTCATCGTCAAGCTGATCGACGTGTATCCCGATACGGCGAGCTACGCGGGCGAGAACCCCATGAATGTCAAGATGGGCGGGTTCCAGCTCATGGTGCGGGGCGAGGTCATGCGGGGCCGGTACCGGAACAGTTTCACCCATCCCGAGCCCATGCGGCCGGGCAGCCTCACGCGAATCGAATTCGATATGCAGGACGTCGCCCACACCTTCAAGGCGGGGCACCGCATGATGGTGCAGGTGCAGAGCAGCTGGTTCCCCATGGTGGACCGCAATCCCCAGACCTGGGTGCCGAGTATCTATGACGCAAAGGAAGAGGACTACCAGGCGGCCACGCACCGGGTGTACTTCTCGCGGAGCGCGCCTTCACACCTGAAGATGAAGTTGCTGGAGTGA
- a CDS encoding J domain-containing protein translates to MTIPQLKRKLRQLKQTECRIRFRTRPREEHQALVWDAFFSTRTADDGRVAYPLNRLANMDHEEIKKVYEGFFYRVYFQYFKEHGLSMADAYDPGLLSLLGLPPDATFQDIKRRYRELAQVHHPDHGGDHDAFIEVVDAYERLTDKGRP, encoded by the coding sequence ATGACCATTCCCCAGCTGAAACGCAAGCTGCGTCAGCTCAAGCAGACCGAGTGCCGCATCCGGTTCAGGACCCGCCCTCGGGAGGAACACCAGGCGCTGGTCTGGGATGCCTTCTTCTCCACGCGGACCGCGGACGATGGCCGGGTCGCCTATCCCCTGAACCGGCTGGCGAATATGGATCACGAGGAGATCAAGAAGGTCTACGAGGGCTTCTTCTACCGCGTTTACTTCCAGTATTTCAAGGAACACGGCCTGTCCATGGCCGACGCCTACGATCCGGGCCTGCTCTCCCTCCTCGGCCTGCCGCCCGACGCGACTTTCCAGGACATCAAGCGGCGGTACCGGGAACTGGCCCAGGTCCACCACCCCGACCACGGCGGCGACCACGACGCCTTCATCGAGGTTGTGGACGCCTACGAGCGGCTGACGGACAAGGGCCGTCCTTGA
- a CDS encoding periplasmic heavy metal sensor, producing the protein MKKIISGTITGALSIVVLTWTMVVLVWASDAMGRIGHEEADVLDGVAALAASGSSGEFSDILADDIADDDADDVRTRLSRRGMSGLELTDEQEEKIETLRSAYTREMIQLRADSRLARVELRELMDEISPDIDRVKELAAAASAAQGAVFERIALFRAEFKNVLTAEQQENLRESFRDRRDGRRDSGMRWRRDGRESRNRR; encoded by the coding sequence ATGAAAAAGATCATTTCAGGAACCATCACCGGCGCGCTGAGTATCGTCGTACTGACCTGGACTATGGTCGTACTGGTCTGGGCTTCTGATGCGATGGGCCGGATCGGTCATGAGGAAGCTGACGTGCTCGACGGAGTCGCTGCACTCGCGGCATCTGGATCGTCCGGCGAGTTCTCCGACATCCTGGCAGACGATATTGCCGATGACGATGCGGATGATGTGCGGACGCGTCTGTCCCGGAGAGGAATGTCCGGTCTCGAACTCACGGACGAGCAGGAGGAGAAGATCGAGACACTGCGTTCCGCCTACACGCGGGAAATGATACAGCTTCGCGCCGACTCGAGGCTTGCACGGGTCGAACTTCGCGAACTGATGGATGAGATCAGTCCCGACATCGACCGGGTGAAGGAGCTGGCCGCGGCCGCATCGGCGGCCCAGGGCGCCGTGTTCGAGCGAATCGCGCTTTTCCGTGCCGAGTTCAAGAATGTCCTGACCGCTGAGCAGCAGGAGAACCTGCGTGAGTCCTTCCGCGACCGGCGCGACGGTCGCCGCGATTCCGGGATGCGCTGGCGGCGCGACGGCCGCGAATCGCGCAACCGGCGTTAA
- a CDS encoding GNAT family N-acetyltransferase has translation MEGPRGLKATEFDSLCTLVNTVFRGDGVGRMEAQYPLLFAPENYDELFVIVDEGVVVSHVGALTRDISVLGCRMSTMSIGAVATYESHRGQGLATQLMEEAVRKAVAQDAVLMPISGGRGLYTRLGAKRIGQYALYTVPRDMLPAGDDPGMGKTAAGETQIQRAGPEDLHEMTRLYAEEPSRYVRSTADLRMAVDAAWICDRDGETVAIREEGRLMAYAGIQKRRPDREDEARRARLAEIAGSRSALLCALPCLYDRYDVDYLEIVTTASDLELASLLRPHGVTAAPQGFTGTVLVLQPERLMQILKDYIADVLGRDVLTWDVSADSVVFRCGDKDRAVAKSDLGALVFGVVSPDEDPIETIPAGLLRTALESVFPVQLPWYGFNFV, from the coding sequence ATGGAAGGCCCGAGGGGATTGAAGGCGACGGAGTTCGATTCGCTCTGTACCCTGGTCAACACCGTTTTCCGCGGCGACGGCGTGGGACGCATGGAGGCGCAGTATCCACTGCTCTTTGCGCCGGAGAACTACGATGAACTATTCGTCATAGTCGACGAGGGCGTTGTGGTTTCCCATGTGGGTGCGTTGACGCGGGACATCTCTGTGCTCGGGTGCCGGATGTCCACGATGAGCATCGGCGCGGTGGCGACCTATGAATCACACCGGGGACAGGGACTGGCGACGCAGTTGATGGAGGAGGCGGTCCGGAAGGCCGTCGCACAGGACGCCGTGCTCATGCCCATATCGGGAGGCAGGGGGCTTTACACACGCCTCGGTGCGAAGCGCATCGGGCAGTACGCCCTTTATACCGTTCCCCGGGACATGCTGCCCGCCGGCGATGACCCGGGCATGGGTAAAACGGCCGCGGGCGAAACACAGATCCAACGGGCGGGCCCCGAGGACCTGCACGAAATGACCCGGTTGTACGCGGAGGAGCCCAGCCGATACGTGCGATCGACGGCCGATCTGCGGATGGCGGTCGACGCCGCATGGATCTGCGACCGCGACGGGGAGACCGTGGCGATCCGCGAGGAAGGGCGTCTGATGGCCTACGCGGGCATCCAGAAACGCCGTCCCGACCGGGAAGACGAAGCCCGCAGGGCCAGGCTGGCCGAGATCGCGGGCTCGCGGTCCGCACTGTTGTGCGCGCTGCCCTGCCTGTACGACCGCTACGATGTGGATTACCTCGAAATCGTGACCACGGCGTCAGACCTCGAACTGGCCTCCCTGCTCCGGCCTCACGGCGTAACCGCGGCGCCCCAGGGGTTCACGGGTACGGTGCTCGTCCTTCAACCGGAACGGCTGATGCAGATATTGAAGGATTACATCGCGGATGTGCTCGGCAGGGACGTATTGACGTGGGACGTGTCAGCGGACTCGGTGGTATTTCGATGCGGCGATAAGGACCGTGCCGTCGCCAAAAGCGACCTTGGCGCCCTCGTCTTCGGCGTGGTTTCGCCCGATGAGGATCCCATCGAGACGATTCCGGCTGGCCTGCTCAGGACCGCGCTGGAAAGCGTATTCCCCGTCCAGCTACCATGGTACGGGTTCAATTTCGTCTGA
- a CDS encoding HAD-IA family hydrolase, with translation MKVVFFDLFETLITEKTKSAFQSRSPNYVKLRTTRDRVVQWWEDFGERVMTGEFSNCLAKFLHMRDEVGSPVSDRKLGEIAREYEQWKSRVISEVDPGVLEMLGEVRTQGLGIGIISNAMPWEALAWNACPLRDHVDEVVFSCEVGLMKPDRKIYDLACARMGVRPSDAYFVGDGGFDELRGAAAAGMMAIQAAWYLRQEVAWPWDHPLPRAESIESLPSMLN, from the coding sequence ATGAAAGTCGTTTTCTTCGATTTATTCGAAACGCTGATCACCGAGAAGACAAAAAGCGCTTTCCAGTCGAGATCCCCGAACTACGTGAAACTGCGCACCACGCGGGACCGGGTGGTGCAGTGGTGGGAGGATTTCGGCGAGCGTGTGATGACTGGCGAGTTTTCGAACTGCCTCGCCAAGTTCCTGCACATGCGGGATGAAGTCGGCTCGCCGGTCTCGGACCGGAAACTTGGCGAAATCGCCCGGGAGTACGAACAGTGGAAGAGCCGAGTCATATCCGAAGTGGATCCCGGAGTGTTGGAGATGCTGGGCGAAGTCAGGACCCAGGGGCTCGGTATCGGGATCATCAGCAACGCCATGCCCTGGGAAGCGCTGGCATGGAACGCCTGTCCGCTTCGGGATCACGTGGACGAAGTCGTTTTTTCCTGTGAAGTCGGATTGATGAAGCCGGACCGGAAGATCTACGATCTCGCCTGCGCGCGCATGGGTGTCCGGCCGTCCGATGCGTATTTCGTCGGAGATGGTGGCTTTGACGAACTGCGCGGCGCGGCAGCCGCCGGTATGATGGCGATCCAGGCGGCCTGGTATCTGCGGCAGGAAGTGGCATGGCCCTGGGATCATCCCCTGCCCCGGGCGGAGTCGATCGAAAGCCTGCCGTCCATGTTGAATTAG
- a CDS encoding SMP-30/gluconolactonase/LRE family protein, with product MNDYGRDWDRGLVSYPDPNVETIDDRFKSYVLHTAGIERLFTGARWSEGPVWIGDARCLVWSDIPNNRLLRWDEETGAVTVFRKPSNNTNGNTRDREGRLVSCEHDTRRVTRTEHDGTITVLIDRFDGKRLNAPNDLVVHSDGSVWFTDPGYGILMNYEGHRAEFEQPTRVYRLDPVTGGATVIADDFMRPNGLCFSPDESRLYVVDTGASHDPDGPAHIRVLDIEGTRATGSRVFTDMKPASSDGVRTDVDGNLWAASGWGGPDTNGVICFSPEGDRLGMIHLPEPCANLCFGGEKKNRLFMAASQSLYALYVETQGVQRP from the coding sequence ATGAACGACTATGGCAGGGACTGGGACCGGGGTCTCGTGAGCTATCCCGACCCCAATGTCGAAACGATCGACGACCGGTTCAAGTCCTACGTGCTGCACACGGCCGGGATCGAGCGGCTGTTCACCGGGGCGCGGTGGTCGGAAGGCCCGGTATGGATCGGCGACGCCCGATGCCTGGTATGGAGCGACATCCCCAACAACCGCCTGCTGCGCTGGGACGAAGAGACCGGCGCGGTGACCGTCTTCCGCAAACCGTCCAACAACACCAACGGCAACACGCGGGACCGCGAGGGGCGGCTGGTCTCATGCGAGCACGACACCCGGCGGGTGACGCGCACGGAACACGACGGGACGATCACCGTGCTGATCGACCGGTTCGACGGCAAGCGGCTCAACGCGCCGAACGACCTGGTGGTGCACTCCGACGGCTCGGTCTGGTTCACCGACCCGGGGTACGGCATCCTGATGAACTACGAAGGGCACAGGGCCGAATTCGAACAACCCACCCGGGTGTATCGGCTGGACCCGGTCACGGGCGGCGCGACGGTCATCGCCGACGACTTCATGCGTCCCAACGGGCTCTGCTTCTCGCCCGACGAATCACGTCTATACGTTGTAGATACAGGCGCTTCCCACGATCCCGATGGACCCGCCCACATCCGGGTACTGGACATTGAGGGTACCCGCGCCACGGGCTCCCGCGTATTCACCGACATGAAACCGGCCTCTTCCGACGGCGTCCGGACCGACGTGGACGGCAACCTGTGGGCCGCTTCCGGCTGGGGCGGACCGGACACGAACGGCGTGATCTGCTTCTCCCCGGAAGGCGACCGGCTTGGGATGATCCACCTGCCCGAGCCCTGCGCCAACCTGTGCTTCGGCGGCGAGAAGAAGAACCGGCTGTTCATGGCCGCCAGCCAATCGCTGTACGCCCTCTACGTCGAAACCCAGGGGGTGCAGCGGCCGTGA